The Longimicrobium sp. genome includes the window CGGGTCTGACTCAGGAACGGGCTCTCTCGCACCAATGAGCTTACCGACCTCTTTGCCGACGCCACCCGCCCAATTTATGCTCCCACACCCGTTTCATCCTCCGTGGTCGCGCGCAGCGCGGTGGTAGACTCAGGATGACAGATCGGGGATTTCGGGTGGTAACCCTTACGCGGGCACCGGCTCGGCGGCCAGCGCCTCCTCCACGTCGGACCAGTCGGGGTCCTCCAGCTCGGTGTAGACGGGGTTCGACAGGTAGCGCTCGCCGAAGTCGCAGATCACGGAGACGATCAGCTTCCCCTCCATCTCCGGCCGCGACGCCACCTGGAGCGCCGCCCAGGTGATGGAGCCCGACGAGATCCCCGCGAAGATCGCCTCCTCGCGCGCCAGCCGCCGCGCCGTGGCGATGGCGTCCTCGTTGGTCACCCGCACGATCTCGTCGTAGATGGAGGTGTCGAGGAGGCCGGGGACGAACCCCGCGCCGATCCCGGCCTGCTTGTGCGGCGACGGCTCCCCGCCCGAGAGCACCGGGCTCTCGTTCGGCTCCACGGCCACGATGCGGATCGAGGGCTTCTGCTCGCGCAGGAACCGGCCGGCGCCGGTGATGGTGCCGCCGGTGCCGATCCCCGAGACGAAGACGTCGACCTTCCCTTCCGTGTCGGCCCAGATCTCGGGGCCCGTGGTGCGGTAGTGGATGCGCGGGTTGGCCGGGTTGTCGAACTGGCGCGGCATCCACGCCCGGCCGCCCAGCCTGCCCAGGATCTCCTCGGCGCGGGCGATGGCGCCCTTCATCCCCTTCGGCCCCTCGGTGAGCACCACCCTGCAGCCGAGCGCGCGCAGCAGGTTGCGGCGCTCCACCGTCATGGTCTCGGGCATGGTGAAGATGCAGCGGTAGCCCCGCACCGCCGCCACGTACGCCAGCCCGATCCCCGTGTTGCCGCTGGTGGGCTCCACGATCACCATCCCGGGGCGCAGCTCGCCGCGCTCGACGGCGTCGTCGATCATGGCGGCGCCGATGCGGTCCTTCACCGAGTTGAAGGGGTTGTAGCCCTCGTGCTTGACCACCACGCGCCCGGGGAGCCCGGCGGCCAGGCGGTTGAGCTGGACGAGCGGCGTGTCGCCGACCGTCTCGGTGACGTCGCGGTAGATGCGGTTGCGGGGCATGGGGGCTCCTGGGGTGCGGGGAACTGGCCGGCGCGAGAGGGCTCGCTTCGCCCGTATCCGCGCCCGCGGCTCCTGCGTCCGCGCGACGGCGCGTCTGGGGCTCCCCCAAAGGTCGGAGCGGGCGCCGCGCGCCGTCAAGGGCCGCCGCGTCAGTCGACCGGAAGGGCCTTGCGCAGCATCGACATCTGCGCGGTGTGCGCCACGTTGTGCTGCACGATCCCGTGGAGCATCACGTAGTAGCTGACGCCGCTGCCCAGCGCCCGGTCGCGCGCGTCACCCAGCGCCTCGTGCAGCCGCTCGGGCGGGAAGGCGCGCACGGCGTCCACCAGCTCGCGGAAGCTCTGCCCCAGCATGCGCACCGAGTAGCGCCAGTTCTCCTCCGTGGGCTCCGGCACCGGCGGCCAGTCGCCGTCGGCGGGGTCGCGGGCGGCGCCGGTGCGCAGCCGCCTGAGCACCTCGCGGTTCCAGGCCGTCATGTGCAGCACGATCTCCCACACCGTGTGCGCCTCCGGCAGCGGCCGCCGCGCCGCGTCCCCCGGCTCGATCCCGCGCAGGGTGTCCACCGCCGTCGGCCCGTACCACGGGTCGCCGTTGTAGACCGCGACGAGCAGGTCGGCGATGCGGGCGGATTCGGTCATCGGAAAACCAGTCCTTGGTCGTTTAGTCCGTAGTCCTTAGTCCCTAGTGCCCAGTGCCCAGTGTGACTGGGGACGCACTTCGCACCTCGCACTTCGTACTTCGCACTCCCTCACCCCGGCCTGAGCGACGTCGCCACGATCATCGCCAGGAAGCCGAAGAACGCCGCCACCGCCAGGAAGGCGTGGTACTTCGGGCTGCGGACGGCGGCGCCGACCAGCATCAGCAGGAAGCCTGCGAGCTCGAAGGGGCGGTCTTCGTTCCAGAAGGGGGCGCCCTCGACGAAGACGTTCCGGAGGGCGTTCAGCAGCGGGAGCAGGGCGCCGATCCCGTAGAACCAGCGGTGGTTGGCGTAGTAGTGGTCGCGCAGCGAGACCGGCTCCGCCAAGTCGTCGAAGTCGGGGAGCACCAGCACGGCCAGGAGGTACAGCGCGACCGGGACCAGGAGGAAGAAGACGAAGCCGAAGAAGTTGTCCGCCAGGTGCTCGACCGAGCGGATGGTGGACCACCACCACTGCACGTGCGCCAGGAAGACGACCGCCGTCATCACCAGCGACGCCCAGTAGACGCGCACCAGCCTGCGCGCCACCACCATCCGCCCCACCCCCGCCAGCAGGTGCGACACGCCCAGCCCGATGATGATCGACACCAGGACGGTGAGGTAATCCCGCGGGTCCATCGGCGCGGAAGGGGACTGGCTCATCGGCGTGGAGACGGAAGGGTTGCGAAGCGGCCCGGGCCGACAGTTGACGGCCCCGAGCGCCGCCGGTCAAGACCGCGCGGGCGGGGCGGGGAGAATTTCCTTCTTGGCAGTTCGCGCGCGCCGCCCCTAAGTTACGCGGGCAGCCCATCCGAAACATCTTCTCCCGCAAGCGTGCGCCCATGCCCGTCCGCGTAGGTGTGCCGAAGGAGACCGCGCCGCTGGAGCGGCGCGTGGCGCTGGTGCCCGAGGTGGTCGCCCGGCTGGCCAAGGCGGGCGTCGAGGTGGTGGTGGAGCAGGGCGCCGGCGAGGGCGCGTTCCTCTCCGACGACGCGTTCGCACAGGCCGGTGCGCGCGTGGCCGGGCGCACCGAGGCGTACGCGGCCGACGTGGTGGCGCGCGTGCAGGCGCCCTCGGCCGAAGACCTCCCCCTGCTGGCCGCCGAGCACACCCTGATCGGCTTCCTGCGCCCGCTGGACGACCCCCAGGGGATGGCGCGGCTGGCCGCCACCGGCGTCACCGCGCTGGCGATGGAGCTGGTGCCGCGCACCACGCGCGCCCAGAAGATGGACGCACTCTCCGCCATGGCCACCATCTCCGGCTACCGCGCCGTGCTGCTCGCGGCCGAGGCGCTGCCGAAGTTCTTCCCCCTCCTCACCACCGCCGCCGGCACCATCCGCCCCGCGAAAGTGCTCGTCCTGGGCGCGGGGGTGGCCGGGCTGCAGGCCATCGCCACCGCGCGGCGGCTGGGGGCGGTGGTGAGCGCGTACGACGTGCGCGCCGCCGCGGCCGAGCAGGTGGAGTCGGTGGGCGGGAGGTTCGTGCAGCTGGAGCTGGACACCACGGGCGCGGAGGGCGCCGGGGGGTACGCCGCCGCGCTCGACGCCGAGCGGCAGCGCCGCCAAGTGGAGCTGCTGGTGCCGCACGTGGGCGACTCCGACGTGGTGATCAGCACCGCGCTGGTGCCGGGGATCCCCGCGCCGCTCCTGGTTTCCGAAGACGCCGTGCGGGCGATGGCGCCGGGCTCGGTGATCGTGGACGTGGCCGCGCCCAACGGGGGCAACTGCGCGCTCACCCGCCGCGGCGACGTGGTGGAGGCGGGCGGCGTGCGCATCTTCGGTCCGCTCAACCTCCCCGCCGAGATGCCCGTGCACGCCAGCCAGATGTACGCGCGCACCGTGGCCGCCATGATCACCGAGTTCGTCAAGGACGGCGAGTTCCGCCGGGACTTCGAGGACGACATCTTCCGCGGCGCCTGCGTGGCCCACGGCGGCGAGGTCACCAACGAGCGCGTCCGCGGCATGGTGGAGAAGGTGCCGGCGTGAGCGGGGAGGCCGAGGTACAGCCGCAGGACGCTCGTCCCGCGGTGTACATCGAGACGAGCGTCATCAGCTACCTGACGGCGGATCTCAGCAAGGACATCGTCGTCCTCGCGCACCAGAAGATCACGAAGGAGTGGTGGGAGCGCCGGTCGGGGTTTCGGCTCCACACATCGGCGCTCGTGATCGCGGAGGCTTCTCGCGGCGATCCGCGGATGGTGGCCCAGCGTCTTGAGCTGCTCAGGCCGCTTCCGCTCCTGGAAGTCCCCGTCACGGTGGACTCGCTCGCCCGCGGATTGTTGGACCGAGGGGCGCTGCCGCCGAAGGCGAAGGTGGATGCAACTCACATCGCCATCTCGGCCGTGAATGGAATGGATTATCTTCTGACCTGGAACTGCAAGCACATCGCGAACGCGGCGATGCGGAAGCGGATCGAGGCGCTCTGCCGGGAGGCGGGGTTCGAGCCCCCGATCATGTGTACGCCCGAAGAACTGCTTGGGAGGGACTGATGTGGGAAGACCCGATCGTGGCGGAGGTCCACCGGATTCGGCAGGAGATCCTGGCTGAATACGACGGGGATCTGCACTCGATGCTGGAGGACATCCGCGGGCGATCAGCGAAGGGGGAGTTTGGAGATCGAATCGTTCGACACCCCCCCCGACTCGCGCAGCCCCAGCCGCCATCGCTCCGTACCGGCACCTGACGCGTCTGGAGATCGGCTTTGAGCGACTACAACATCCTGGAGCGGGCGGCGCTCTCGCTCACCGAGAGCTCGCGGGCGCGGCTGGCGCGGGCGCTGCTGGCCAGCCTGGCGCCGCGCGACCCCGACACCGCCGCCTGGTTCGGCGAGGCGGCGAAGCTGGTGGATGCGCACCTGGCCGAGGTGCAGGGCCCCGGCGCGCCGCCGCCGGAGGCGATCCCCGGCCACGAGCCTCCCGACCCCCGGCTGGAGGACGACCCCTGGCTGGGCGAGATCCGCAAGCGGCGCGGCGAGATCGAGAGCGGCGAGATCTCCATCCTGGAGGACCGCTTCATCCTGGGCGAGCTGAAGCGCCGCCTCGGCTTCGGCGGCGACGAGAAGTAGCTTAGGCGGCCGCCGGCCGCCATCGGCTCGGGTTCCTCCCCTCAACGGGCACGTCACCCCATGGCCATCACCTTCCTGTTCGTGTTCGTGCTGGCGGCGTTCGTCGGGTACGAGGTGATCACCCGCGTGCCGCCGCTCCTGCACACGCCGCTCATGTCGGCCACCAACGCCATCTCCGCCATCTCGCTGGTGGGCTCGCTGGTGCTGGCGGGGTCCGACCACGGCACGCTCAGCACCCTCTTCGGCTTCATCGCGGTGACGGCGGCCACCATCAACGTGGTGGGCGGCTTCCTGATCACCGACCGCATGCTGAAGATGTTCAGGCGCGGCCGCCCCGCGGCCGACGCGAAGGCGGTGGGCCCGGGGGGCGACGGCAAGCGGCCCGAGGCGGGGAGGAGCTGAGATGCTCGCCCTCCTCCTGCAGGCGCACGCGGGCGACGCGGTGCGCGACACCCTCGGCGAGCTCTCGCGGCAGCCGGGGACGGACCTGCGCACCACCTTCATCGAGCTCATCTACCTGGGCTCCGGCGTCCTGTTCA containing:
- a CDS encoding type II toxin-antitoxin system VapC family toxin, whose translation is MSGEAEVQPQDARPAVYIETSVISYLTADLSKDIVVLAHQKITKEWWERRSGFRLHTSALVIAEASRGDPRMVAQRLELLRPLPLLEVPVTVDSLARGLLDRGALPPKAKVDATHIAISAVNGMDYLLTWNCKHIANAAMRKRIEALCREAGFEPPIMCTPEELLGRD
- a CDS encoding Re/Si-specific NAD(P)(+) transhydrogenase subunit alpha, with amino-acid sequence MPKETAPLERRVALVPEVVARLAKAGVEVVVEQGAGEGAFLSDDAFAQAGARVAGRTEAYAADVVARVQAPSAEDLPLLAAEHTLIGFLRPLDDPQGMARLAATGVTALAMELVPRTTRAQKMDALSAMATISGYRAVLLAAEALPKFFPLLTTAAGTIRPAKVLVLGAGVAGLQAIATARRLGAVVSAYDVRAAAAEQVESVGGRFVQLELDTTGAEGAGGYAAALDAERQRRQVELLVPHVGDSDVVISTALVPGIPAPLLVSEDAVRAMAPGSVIVDVAAPNGGNCALTRRGDVVEAGGVRIFGPLNLPAEMPVHASQMYARTVAAMITEFVKDGEFRRDFEDDIFRGACVAHGGEVTNERVRGMVEKVPA
- a CDS encoding DinB family protein, which encodes MTESARIADLLVAVYNGDPWYGPTAVDTLRGIEPGDAARRPLPEAHTVWEIVLHMTAWNREVLRRLRTGAARDPADGDWPPVPEPTEENWRYSVRMLGQSFRELVDAVRAFPPERLHEALGDARDRALGSGVSYYVMLHGIVQHNVAHTAQMSMLRKALPVD
- a CDS encoding NAD(P) transhydrogenase subunit alpha — encoded protein: MAITFLFVFVLAAFVGYEVITRVPPLLHTPLMSATNAISAISLVGSLVLAGSDHGTLSTLFGFIAVTAATINVVGGFLITDRMLKMFRRGRPAADAKAVGPGGDGKRPEAGRS
- the cysK gene encoding cysteine synthase A — its product is MPRNRIYRDVTETVGDTPLVQLNRLAAGLPGRVVVKHEGYNPFNSVKDRIGAAMIDDAVERGELRPGMVIVEPTSGNTGIGLAYVAAVRGYRCIFTMPETMTVERRNLLRALGCRVVLTEGPKGMKGAIARAEEILGRLGGRAWMPRQFDNPANPRIHYRTTGPEIWADTEGKVDVFVSGIGTGGTITGAGRFLREQKPSIRIVAVEPNESPVLSGGEPSPHKQAGIGAGFVPGLLDTSIYDEIVRVTNEDAIATARRLAREEAIFAGISSGSITWAALQVASRPEMEGKLIVSVICDFGERYLSNPVYTELEDPDWSDVEEALAAEPVPA